A portion of the Phacochoerus africanus isolate WHEZ1 chromosome 5, ROS_Pafr_v1, whole genome shotgun sequence genome contains these proteins:
- the VPS37D gene encoding vacuolar protein sorting-associated protein 37D gives MYRARAARAGPEPGSPGRFGILSTGQLRDLLQDEPKLDRIVRLSRKFQGLQLEREACLASNYALAKENLALRPRLEMGRAALAIKYQELREVAESCADKLQRLEDSMHRWSPHFALGWLQAELEEAEQEAEEQMEQLLLGEQSLEAFLPAFQRGRALAHLRRTQAEKLQELLRRRERSGQPAPTAAADPPKSLPAAAVLPTGASRGPPAVPRSLPPLDSRPVPPLKSSPGCPLGPAPLLSPRPSQPEPPHR, from the exons ATGTACCGGGCCCGGGCGGCGCGGGCGGGGCCGGAGCCCGGCAGCCCGGGGCGCTTTGGGATCCTCAGCACCGGGCAGCTCCGGGACCTGCTTCAGGATGAGCCCAAGCTGGACCGGATCGTGCGGCTCAGCAGGAAG TTCCAGGGCCTGCAGCTGGAGCGCGAGGCGTGCCTGGCCTCCAACTACGCGCTAGCCAAGGAGAACCTGGCATTGCGGCCCCGCCTGGAGATGGGCCGCGCTGCCCTGGCCATCAAGTACCAGGAGCTTCGGGAGGTGGCCGAAAGCTGTGCAGACAAGCTACAGCGACTGG AGGACAGCATGCATCGCTGGAGCCCCCATTTCGCGCTGGGCTGGCTGCAGGCTGAACTGGAAGAAGCTGAGCAGGAGGCTGAG GAGCAGATGGAGCAGCTGCTGCTGGGGGAGCAGAGCCTGGAGGCTTTCCTGCCCGCCTTCCAGCGAGGCCGCGCCCTGGCCCACCTGAGGCGGACCCAGGCGGAGAAGCTGCAGGAGCTGCTGAGGCGCCGGGAGCGGTCTGGCCAGCCAGCCCCCACTGCTGCTGCGGATCCCCCCAAATCCCTCCCTGCTGCAGCTGTCCTGCCCACCGGGGCCTCCCGGGGGCCACCAGCAGTGCCCCGGAGCCTGCCCCCCTTGGACTCCCGCCCAGTGCCCCCACTGAAGAGCTCCCCCGGGTGCCCCCTAGGCCCAGCCCCTCTGCTGAGCCCTCGGCCCTCGCAGCCAGAGCCCCCTCACCGGTAG